Proteins encoded in a region of the Raphanus sativus cultivar WK10039 chromosome 8, ASM80110v3, whole genome shotgun sequence genome:
- the LOC108821218 gene encoding protein RGF1 INDUCIBLE TRANSCRIPTION FACTOR 1-like: MMREGHEEEQMMMMVARKPAWLEGLMAETFFSSCGIHESRRKSEKNVFCLLCCLSVCPHCLSSHRSHPLLQVRRYVYHDVVRLSDLEKLIDCSYIQPYTINGAKVIFINQRPQSRAKVSSNVCFTCDRILQEPFNFCSLSCKVDYLLYQGDDLSSILYRINESDFTFSSLRMDGHDQLGEISTMEEDTDDIMLMSDQWEEGNNSNKDKRKKKKETNYSPGIVLSLGSRRKGAPHRAPFS, translated from the exons ATGATGAGAGAAGGTCATGAGGAGgaacagatgatgatgatggtggcgAGGAAACCTGCATGGCTTGAAGGACTAATGGCAGAAACTTTCTTCTCGAGCTGTGGGATCCACGAGAGTCGCCGTAAAAGCGAGAAGAACGTCTTTTGCTTGCTCTGTTGTCTCAGTGTTTGTCCGCACTGCCTCTCTTCACATCGCTCTCATCCCCTTCTACAG GTGAGACGATATGTATACCACGATGTCGTTCGGCTGAGTGATCTTGAGAAGCTCATAGATTGTTCATATATTCAG CCATATACAATTAATGGAGCCAAAGTGATATTCATAAACCAAAGACCACAATCAAGAGCTAAGGTCTCTTCAAATGTTTGCTTCACTTGTGATAGAATCCTCCAAGAACCCTTCAACTTTTGTTCCCTCTCTTGCAAG GTAGATTACTTACTATATCAAGGAGATGATTTATCAAGCATTCTCTATAGAATCAATGAATCGGATTTCACGTTTTCAAGTTTGAGAATGGATGGACACGATCAGCTCGGAGAGATATCAACAATGGAGGAAGATACGGACGATATTATGTTAATGTCAGATCAGTGGGAGGAGGGTAACAATAGTAATAAGgataaaaggaaaaagaaaaaagagactaATTACTCGCCTGGGATTGTTCTTTCACTTGGTAGCAGAAGAAAAGGTGCTCCTCATAGGGCTCCTTTTTCATAA